Proteins from one Amycolatopsis benzoatilytica AK 16/65 genomic window:
- a CDS encoding DUF2306 domain-containing protein, translated as MAPLGLVVVAFLAYALPPYLALDPAQSRVPAPDGFPAHYWLLVGHVVFGSIAMITALLQIWPWLRRTRPRLHRYAGRAYVFAGVLPSGVMALTVGAASPFGPATRASDVLLAVIWLGATFAGYRAARERRFGDHRRWMIRSFALTMSIILNRVIGPIAAIFLAPQLNTTFGGSEIALGQSIAAIGAWVSWTFALICAQLWLDRKPRRRTAAA; from the coding sequence ATAGCCCCGCTGGGCCTGGTGGTCGTCGCCTTCCTCGCCTACGCCCTGCCGCCCTACCTGGCGCTGGACCCGGCTCAATCCCGGGTCCCCGCCCCGGACGGTTTCCCCGCGCACTACTGGCTCCTGGTCGGGCACGTAGTCTTCGGCAGCATCGCCATGATCACCGCGCTGCTCCAGATCTGGCCTTGGCTTCGCCGAACGCGACCGCGGCTCCACCGCTACGCCGGCCGCGCGTACGTATTCGCCGGCGTGCTCCCGTCCGGCGTCATGGCGCTGACTGTCGGCGCGGCGAGTCCCTTCGGCCCGGCGACCCGGGCAAGTGACGTCCTGCTCGCGGTGATCTGGCTCGGCGCCACCTTCGCCGGCTACCGCGCGGCCAGGGAACGCCGTTTCGGCGACCACCGTCGTTGGATGATCCGCAGCTTCGCCTTGACCATGTCGATCATCCTGAACCGCGTTATCGGCCCGATCGCGGCGATCTTCCTGGCCCCGCAACTGAACACGACGTTCGGCGGCAGCGAGATCGCGCTCGGCCAGTCCATCGCGGCCATCGGCGCATGGGTGAGCTGGACGTTCGCCCTGATCTGTGCGCAGCTGTGGCTGGACCGGAAACCTCGACGGCGCACAGCGGCCGCCTGA